Below is a genomic region from Culicoides brevitarsis isolate CSIRO-B50_1 chromosome 2, AGI_CSIRO_Cbre_v1, whole genome shotgun sequence.
TCATCATAATCTTTGGTTGATCAGAAATTATTTGTCGACAAACCAAATATTCCtgatatttttgatcaaatttttgtttcaatagaaaataattcgcGCCTTTCTCTCATGATATGGCaccaaattgatttttttttgttttgtttaatcgttattacattttaaacaCATTTGTTTGGTTATAGACGGAatcatatataatattatgAGTAATGATCTAAGTTTATCAATGatggattttattttacaagagGCAACAATGGGATAAACGTTCTAACTCTATAAGggtaaattgtcaaaaatgttgcataagttttttttgttcaaaaatttaaagctgaGAAGTCTTAATGCTTGCCAAAGCTAGATAAACGGAAAAATCTGCTGGATGTACCATTGCCATTATCAATTTTCGCGTCTGTTCCTGCAGtcaaacttttgattttctcTTCTGATCTGTTCGATACTGGCGTTGCCTCTTTAGCAGctctaaaatttaagaaaataataaaattttggttttgaaatactaaagaaaaaaaactcacaaataaCGTGTTAGGTCTTCAATATCAACCAACATGGAATCTTGACCCATGTGAAGCTCGTCTCTTTCCATCAGAATTTGCACCAAATGCTCATTCAGTTTCTCGATGTTTCCATTGAGGTCGTTCACGATAATCCTCAACTGGGGTACCGTGAATTCCGTTAAAAGTTGACGAGAAACACGACGTTTTCCTTCGGGCATTTTGATCGAGGCTTTGTCCAAAGCGTTATGGATGATTTGCGTTACGGGACACAAAGTCTTTTGTTTCTCGAGCTAaaatacgaaacaaaaaataagaaaaactgaatttttcaacaagaCATAAGAACGACAAACCTCCATTTGAAGATGTGCCATATCCTTAGCTTGTGCTAATGCCATGCGAGCTTCAATTTGAAGTTTTGCTTGATGAGTAAAGAAGTCATTTTCGTCTGCTGGCATTGACGTAGctgaaaatatcaataaaatttaaaataaattattaaaaataagataaaaaaggtCTTACTTGAGCTCCTGTCATCATAATCGATTTTTCGAGACTTGTTTGAGAGCTTTGGGCATGATTCACTGTCAGAACTGGGACTTTCACCATCAGagatattttcattcatgaaaCAGATTTGGagatttttacctaaaaaaaattagaaagtgaaacatttttttagattacaaaaaatttatagaaaatttaccattttGTAATCTTGATTGTAAACTTGGTCGATTTGCTTTTCCTTTGTTCAAAAGACTCTTCAATGTGCCATTTTCCTCGACCATTTGTAAGCGACGTCGAATTTCCTCATGATGTTTGATGCGTTtctgtaacgaaaaaaattagaaaaaattatgattttttgcttttattttcatttttagacaaTTATCACTTCGATTTTTTGAACACGTTCGTTATCGTCATCATTATATGGCACTCGTAAGAGTCTTTTCTTATCACTCATAAACACAAATTTATCGACAACTCCCTCCAAGTCACACATTTCATCTTGAGCACTCAAAGCAACCGGTGAGTTTTTGCCACTGCAACAAATTTTCTGCTCATACACGCGTGGCATCATAAATGTGCAGTAATCATCCTCATCCTTCTGCCCAATTggcaaataataattgaacttGAGGTCAAAGATCTTATTCAACTGAGATTTGGCTGGACTACTGGTCGATATTGTCGTCGTACTGTAAACATAATTGCTGTTGTGTTTTTCCGTGTGTGTCGATGTAATAGATAAGCGGTTTTTTATGTTGCGAAAGAGATTTTCAAACATGAtattgggtaaaaattattgtagcTCTTCAATTAGACGgtgattttcgttaaaaattgtgACATAATAGTCAAAAATGCATTCTCTACGGATAAAAATTGAGGTATGGACGGATACACAACGTCTCACAAAACACTTAAATAACGAACTAAATTATGCTTTGCAATATTATGATCAACAATCCTTGGTCCTTTTTGTACCTGAGTCTGTGTATGTGTGAGTATTTATTGCATACAAAACATATGCGGGCAACGTACACATAAATTAGACCCCATACGTTGGCAAGCATGAGcaatattaaaatcttttgaaaaattcatatgcGTAATAGAAACATTAAAATCTCTTCAAACATGagagtgtgtgtgtttgtacgAAATAACAAttgtacaataattttttatgataaaatgagAGATGCACACCTGCTCTGTATCCTTTTATGATATACTTAtaccatatttttttcgctgcaattttgtttattttttttttgtaaggcgactaaatttgataattcaaCTTTTGGTCGCAtcagtaaattttatgaaaaggatcaattttatgataaataataaataaaaataaaataaaataaaataaatgctaATGTTTAACGTTTTTGACCGTTAATCCTtgagttttacaaaaaattgatttttgaaattaaaatttacattttttttttcgaaaaaaactgactaaatggaatttttcaaaaattcgattaaaatcaCGTGACAACCATACCTTTTTTATATCCTAAATTTTTTCGCCAAGAGTGGATATGATTCAATAGTAACTTAAGTTGGTCCTAGTTTTgtatctcaaaataaaattaaaaagcgacaatatcaaagaaaaataaatttaaaaaaatattgttattgtaaagaggaaaaaaatgtaatccgACGAGGATGAGATTCGAACTCACGCGTGAAGATCACATTGGATTAGCAGTCCAACGCCTTAACCACTCGGCCACCTCGTCCACAAAATTCCAGTACGAAAACAACAATTAACAGTAATTCGCAACATTATCTCCACCATAAGGCCACtgattttgatgatgataacgCAATTCTACTCTTATTCCAGTCGGAACATCCCTCTAACTTTCTAGCGTTGCCAGATTTCTCTTATCCAATTAGGAACAGCTCACTATTTTTGATCCgaaacttattttaataaatatttattttttctttcaaaattctggaaaatgaccctttaaaaaaataaactaatctatttttgtttttatgaaatgaGGTTTTGCATTGTACTTAGTTttgcatttataaaaattgagagaattgataatttttttttaatgttttttttttttgcaataaatctATAACGGTAAATTATTACGGTAAGTTTTAACCAAAATATACAAGGAAACCTTTagtctttttaaaaatgcatctacaattattagattttcaaaTGTTAGATTTGATATTGAACATCTCTCATATCGCCTTTTTATTATacttaaacaaataaattagggagaaattcagaatattttcttcttttatcgAAACtctagttttaatttttaaaaaaatgttaatcaattttgtcaattttctcaaataggtacaataaattttaaattttaaacggcaagaattgtatttaaaatcaaaatttgaaaaaaaaaatcaaaagctagccaaattttttaaatttagttaaataattaattttttctaaacatttaattgatttttcagtattgttttataaaataaaacaagtttcataaaaataaatatttgttgcaCTAAATTAGTGAACCTTGCCTTAATTATACTTTTAGTGCaactcaaaaattcatcaaaatattgaGCATCTGGCAACCCTAAGTAGCCATCGTCTCAATACTcgattaaattgtattttataagCCGCgtatatttttgcaaattttgtcGGATTTCGAGCGATTTATTAGGCAATTTTGGATGCATTTAGAAGTTAAGAGGACAGACAACGATGGCATGTATCGGGACTGCCTAAAAAAGTGTGTTTAACCGAAAATAAAGTGCTTATAAAGTGTAGGAACTGCCCAGTTTTTCGTccctttgttttgttttttgtttcgtgtAGACATATTTACGACGAAATTGcacaaataatttatgtaaaaataaaataaatttataagaaagtgcagaaaaacaaatattatttagaaatGGCTCGTGATTACGATCATCTTTTTAAATTGCTAATCATCGGAGACAGTGGAGTCGGAAAGTCATCCCTCTTACTTAGGTTTAGTGACAATACATTCACAGGAACGTACATTACAACAATAGGTGTCGACTTTAAAATTCGAACTGTCGTAATCGATGGCGAACGCGTCAAACTACAAATCTGGGATACTGCTGGTCAAGAACGTTTCAGAACCATAACGAATACATATTACCGTGGCACTCACGGCGTAATTGTTGTGTATGACGTCACAAATGGTGACTCGTTCGCCAATGTGAAACGATGGTTGCAGGAAATCGAATCCAATTGTGACGttgtcaataaaatattagttgGAAACAAGGATGACGATCCCGCTCGGAAAGTTGTAATAACGGAAGATGCTCAACGTTTTGCCAACCAAATGGATATCCAGTTGTTCGAGACCTCAGccaaagataataaaaatgtggaaaaaatgttttatgcaATCACGGAGCTGGTgctgaaacacaaaaaacagcAACAGAGGCTCCAAAATGCCAACGACAAGAATGACGTTGTTCAGTTAGggaaagttaataataaaaagaaaggcAGTAAATGCTGTTAGAGTACACTAAATAACATAATTTctgtataattttaaatataactaAACACAGTAAATACATTTGTCCATAACAAGAAGGATAGTTATCATTTTGTTTgtataagaataaaaatatgtaataaaattattcatgaaatattaatacttttacattttcatcacTGACACCATTTCCCGTCTCGACGTCATCCCGATAATTGTTATTCACGACATACGCTTCGCTGTTCACTGCATTCAATATCGATAAATGTTCTAAGCTTTCGTGGTTATCGTAGGTAATTGTGTACAAATCACACACAAATCTCGTGTCTTTTTTGTAATGACGTTTCACGTATTTCCCGTTGAAGGTCAGAGAGTCCATTTTGGCTTCGAGAAACAGAAGTGGTATGGTCATAAAATAGATTTGCTTTCGATTTCTCGCATTTATTACGTTATCGGAGCATTACAGCGCGCTAATGTAAGtgaaaacaataacaaaaacaaaaaaaaaataacgaaaccACGGATCTTTCAGACAACTAACATGTTCGAGCTCACGTTATATACTAAAAGCACTAACACAATGCCACCAATGAGTAACCAAAATTACTTGGACCATGAAAAGTAGGCAGTTGATACTTGTAAATTAGGTACATggtaatttaaatattgtaattttcatcaaatcatAATTTGGGAAATGAAAGAAGATCTTGATGTGGAGAAATCGTTAAGTTTGAATTAAGTGGAGTCGCCCGTTCCTACCTAACATTCAGTCAATCGTGCAGAATGAAATGGAAAACTGATGTAATTTGTGTGGTAATTTAAGGTGAAAATAATTCACTTCAAAATGGATCACGTCCAACTTCACTTACCTTTTCATCTTTATTTTCTCTCATGACTGAATTcagtttttgttcaattacCGAAAAGTCAAACATCGATGTTGGAGCCTCGATTGAAATAATTCCGCaatcatctaaaaaattacatacaaaaaaaaaataaaatgtgtaaattGATTGGTCACAAATTGCGTTTGGTAATTACCTTTAGTGACTGTCTTCGAGTTCCACTcttttgtcttgaaaaatgACGAATTACGATTTTTCTTATTCGAGATGGCATTGAAAAAGTTGCAATTGtaatgatgttgttgttgttgttcgggCAAGTAATCatgattattgttgttattactcGTAAAATTAGTCGAACGGTTATTTTTCATAGATGTTGTTGTAAGTGGTGGTGCACCTGCATTGTAATTGTTGTTAAACTTGCTGTTTTTACGCAACACTTCATCGTTTGCATGACATGACGACGTTATCGACGATGGTAATTTGATGTATTTCACATCCAAACTTGGTGTTATCACTTCGCGTCCATTCGATAACTTTGCATCGtgaattttttcagtaattggATGATGAATATGTTGATAcaaatgattgattttttgcgGTGCCTCGTCTTTGACGGGCGTGGTTGTGTGCGGGACTTGCGTTGCGGTACGATCCCCAAAAATATCCTTGTATCCGGAAACAATTTCGACAATTTCCTTTTCAATTTCCTTCTCAAAGTCCCCTACGATGTTCGGCGGCAATGAATTTCGCTCGTCATTCATATCGCCACTTAGCTCGTCTTGCTTGTCGACAACGTTTTGTATCAAATCTGGCTTACTGTCGCCCGGCGTGTTACTTTCCACCTCGTATCCCTTGAAAAAGAGGATATCTGGAGGTGTTCCCTGCACATGCATTTCTTCCATTTCCTCCTCAAACAACTTCACGTCAGATTTGTTGCGATAATGGTTCAGATACGTTTGCAAGTTGCACTGTTCCAGAAGCGCTTGATGGTCGTAGTTGTCAAACTGCTTGGCGGAACTTATGATTGTGTCACTAATTGGACTAGCGAGATTTGAATGAGCTTCACTTGGATTACCGTTGTCGTCATCTAATTGCTCATTCGAATTTTTGTCACTTGTCATTCGATACATGCCACAATCTGAAAGGTTACAATTACTTGCATGCGTTGAATACTCATCGGATAAAGTGTGAGCCAGGTGTTGAAATCCAGGATAATTTGGGTTTATTATGCCATGCGGATAGAGATGCGAACGAGGAGATAGTGGTAGTTCACAAGATGTCGAAGAAAGACCTTCTAAAAgagcaaaattatgaaaatatattcaagGAAGATacaattgtcaaaaatgttttggatttAAAGGACAGGAGGACATTTAGCAGGAAGGATATTGAGTATCAGAtaccgttttatttttttttttaatttttaattatcaatttaaaaaattataaggtaggtatgaatatttttttacaaaattcaacacatttagactaaaaataaaaaaaaaatatgacttgaattttttttttaagttgtcgaaaataaatattttaaaaattatcttttagaTTCTcgatatcaaatttaaatatttccaatATAAATAAGGTGGGtatccaaaacatttttgaaagaaaaaacataTTTGAAACCActcaccatcatcatcagaaTATGTCAAGTCAGCACACGAGCTTACAGTTCCAAACGACAATCGATCACTGTCACTGCTACTCCGCAAATTATGATTCTTTATCTCAATCAACGAATTAGAATACGATTCACTCAATTGTCCATCACTCCCTGAATCCATGCGATCGACTTGTTGCATGAActggaaaaattccaaaatttcacgtaaattaaataatagcaaaaattaatttacaactcactcttgataaattttcctctGTTAACACGGTATTGTGATTGCATTCAACGTCAATCTTCTTGTCCAACGATTGCAATGCCACATTTGATGTTGATCCACACTCGGACGACTCGTAGCCACTGCTTATAGTTTGATTTCCATTTTCCAGGATAAAACTATCAGGAGTTGATTGGCGATCGTTTGACGAAAAATGTcctttatacaatttttcctGACTTTCCGGTTCCTGTAGTTTCATGATCAAAatctgcaaaaataaattaccggCGTTAGTTGTTATGTAACGAAAAATTCTCCTGTAATTTGGTCAAATGATGGCAATATAATCGATAATcattcagaaaatttcttctacGAAAACTTTGTGAAAGAATAATGGGTCAGAGTTACGCTGAATATTAATGCTTTTCCTCTCATACCATCATTAATAAATGCCATGCCACTcctaaacaaaactttttaacatgTCATGTACTTGGCATGTACTTCCGGCACACAACATAATAACACAAAGTTCGCGCATaaccattaaattttatttaatttccacaaaaaaaaatcatcttaagAGTTTTCACGTTTCATTTATTCTTCTCTGAAGATTCCAACGTTTTCGGGTCAAGAATCTTCAATTGAACGTTTTAACCTACCACACTTTTGCATGATGTATgccattttcttttattatatcgatttttttgtattaacaaTAGTTTGTGGTTGAAGATGtagttaatttcttttaatgaattttagttttttgtcttGCCCAATAAGCTCcacttataaattttacactCTTTTGAACAGAATTATATAATGTTTgttagtaaataaaattttgtaaaacttttttcaaacttaaatcACGTTTATGCGACAATCTGGCATGAAGGAAAGTGTGAGAACATTTTGTACGAAAGTTATGTTGTGAAATGAGCAACATGAAGGCTCTCTCAGTATAGTTTGTCGGTTTTGTGTTcggaaaaattctttgaagagACGTACATGCGCGCAATGTGAACTTTGTGTCTTTACTTGTTCGGAATATGTTTCGGAGGTGGCTTATGGGACTCTTTAAAAAGAAGGGCTTAAAGGATTTGGCTGTAATGAGAAGCtaatctttttatattttttccacataaattacaacttttaatgacttttcactaatatttgttttaatattcaaaccTCATGATAAAACAACTTGTTTATGCGAGTaaaagtttttagaaaaaaggaGAGTGAGAGTAAGTATCTACCCAATTTTATCAACAATAAGTTATGATAATTTTGTTatcataaatttgataaaatataaaacaaatttgtatCGTTTTAGACGAGATTTTCAAATTCATCCCTACatacatacatatattttattttcactttgaattatattttaacatttttgccactgattgaaaaaaatcaattttatttctatgtGAAGtgagtcaaataaaaaataattaaaaattatgctcCAAAATTTGTGTAtctttaatttgtattttgttggaaaaatatAGTAGGCCAAAACTTCATTCTTCTTACCTTTGTGATATTCAGCTATTCCAATAAACTACAACTTTTGTAGTAAATAACTATGATAAAAAACAACTTCagaatgattaaaattaatcaataataattattatttctccCGATTTTTTTGcctgtgaatttttttgttatttaaatatgcactagtgttaaaaaatactaaaacttGCAAGATTTAAACATTGACTAAAATTTGGTGTCTATGGAGAAGGGAACAATGTCGGGAGACGAAAGTTCAGGATTATGCGCAGCAACAGTTTTTGTTGTACACCAAACTGAAAGAGGCCATATCAATACTAAAGCATGAAAGCGAGTTGAACaagaaagttgaaaaataattgctgttttaaataaaacagatgttttatcagttttttgtgtatttttattgttttttaagacTTTCATCATCtactttttcacattttatttgtttgtttttttttatcattttcatttttttcaataaacttaATCCTTCCATACATTTATTCTttattcatacaattttttttttaaatttaatttcaatcaaaactcaaatatattattcattaattaattattattattaaatattattttttattcgtgagtcaacatatttttaataataaaactttaggTTGCGCTCGACCTCCTGTGATAAGGACTCacatattatttattgcataCGTGTAATCTAATTCAGATTCTGCAATTAAAAGTTACAcatatacaattttaaattttatactttttttggtatgattaaatatgtattttcaacgagtttttgtatattttttttctaatttttattacatttatatattagtttttttgtttttttttataatatttttttatatcttaaaACGTggcagtaaaaataaaatgacaataaaGGAAAGAAgcattaatgataaatatattattttttttataaattaaacagTAATGATAAGTTTCAATGTTTTGtgcaaatttatacaaaagtgTTTACAATGAATCTACAATTTGCTTTTATCAATAATAACCTAATTGTACATTGgactttttatataaaattcgaatttatTAGCCAaattgtttaacaaaaaaaaaaaatattaatataatataatattaaactaaatgtataaaaaaatcaaattcaaacttattaataaatttttattgcaaattctTTTAGATGTCACGAccacgaaatttatttacgttAGAAGTTCATGTTTTTCTCATATGTATAATGTTTAGTAATTTAGTATTGCTAAAAGTCactatattaataattattagattgatttttgtttatttattattattagtattatatgtatttttaatgaaaaattgatgcccatgtttaatatatatataatgtgTAAAGTATATTGTATCCAAAATATTGTTCTTTTTCATCATCTTCAAACTATTTTCAGAGTATTTCCTACGtttattagtaaaaattttagaagcgAAATTATACATTTGTTTTACGttcattaaaaagattttcgtTAAGGTACGTGAGCGAAAAAACGTGATTACTTTTctcttatattattttatttataacgaCAAATACTTAGTATTAACATTACATTGTTTTAACTTCAAGAAGACATAAATATAATAGTTcgtttatatatattttgctacggttttgataaaatttgttgctttgttagagaaaaatattttgaaataaaatcaatgaaagaaattttaatactcaatattttacaaatacgTATTTTTTGAtccaatctaaaaattttatagtctttttttaattttatgttttttttttgtaattgaatTAGACAAGCACATTGTTAAAATCGACTTGCTTTTCATCATAAGTAAGAtgaaataaatctaaatatatatatttattttttttaaatatgtttgttattattattatgatcaaTTTTCATATTCCGCTCCatcttaaaaagtttcaataacATAAATATGCTTAGATCCTTTATTATTGCCCTTGGTAGTTGTTCCATCGTGTCCtccatgttgttgttgttgttgtgattgTCATTCAGCAGCAACGACGGCTACGGGTGGAAATTGGGCATCATCAAACAATGGAATTGTATTCTTAATTGGAATTTGAACAGCATCGATCAAGTCACGACATTTGTCCGAATCTACTGAGATAGGACAAAGAGAGAATGGTGATTAGTTtcaaggaaagaaaaaaaaatcatgaggaAAAATGTCCACGTGCAATGAATTAAAGCACGTCCGTGCGATATAAAAAGTGTGGtatgtggcaaaaaaaaaaaaacaaataagaaaaaaaagtgaatttaaatttaaataatttttatttgatacgAAAAGATAACACAAAAATCAACGATCTTCAGTACCTGACATTCTGTCTTTTGGACGGCCCTTTAAGACACCTGCAAAAGTTGCAGGAGCAACCGAGGTGGTCATCTTGTGCACAGCCACAGATTGTTCCATTGGTACATCCAAATCATTACCACAATTGTCAACCTCtgcaaaaaggaaaattttaatctaaaatctacacgagaaacaataaaatatcccTTACCGATTACTCCATGTAAGTTTCCTCTCAAATCATgaacttttgtaattttacagTCACCTCCTTTCTCCTCATCAAAATCATACACATATAAAAATCCATCTTCACATGCAACCATTATCCGTAATTCCTTATCTAATTTACTGATGACAACCTGGTGCTTTTGTCCGGCCTCCTTCAACTGGACATTGGCGAATGCCCGATCTTGCACGAGAACATTTGTGGGAATCAAGTAGGATGCAGCACTCGAAATAAGTCCCGTAATACTGAAACCCGAGCCATTTTCCGCCTCTCCGTCCTCgtcattgttatttttcaggGCATTGATCCGCTCAACTTCCTCCAAAACTTTCGCGTCCAACTTGAAGACATGCACAGTTTCCGTATTGGAACTGACGACGATGTAGTTGGCGCAATTGCTGAAAGTGAGCGATGCGATTGTCACATAGCGCTTGACACCACGTCGGAACTCGTGCAAGTTCTGTCCATTCTTGGTGCAGAAGACCCGAATTACGGTGCCCTTTTGCGAAGCCGTTGCCAACAGCATTCCATTGAAGGAGAAGCTCATGGCGGAGAGTGGCGATGCGTGAGCCGCAATTTTGACGCGTTGCGACAAATTACCGGCATCGTAGACTTGCAACTCGCCCGTTGTCTCGGACGTCGGGTAGGCCAGGTGCGAGTTCATGGATAACGTGCACAAACCCAACGGATTTTCCGCCAAATTCTTAATGGAATGCAACAAACGCATGTCCCGTATGTTATGGATGTAAATCGCATCGACGAGACACACGATCAAGCGAGATCGGTTCAACAGTACCCGAAGAATGTCCTTCGGGTAGCTGTAGTTACATATTTCCGTTAGTTTCTTAAAGTGACACACTTTCAACTTGTTGGGCTCCGTTTTAGAGACGACAGCAACGAGGCTGCTGCTGAAGAGGCGCTCCGCGATTCGCGTATCTTGATCATTGTTACAAAATATCTCGTCAACCCGATCGACGGATTGTACGGAAAACAGGCGATAACCGTTGTTGGAAACCACAGATAATGagctgcaaagaaaaaacaaaacaaaaatagttgTAATATTGcgcaaattattttacaaaatttttatttttaaatttttgtcaggttacaaatgttcaaaaattttc
It encodes:
- the LOC134832185 gene encoding schwannomin-interacting protein 1 homolog isoform X1; amino-acid sequence: MKLQEPESQEKLYKGHFSSNDRQSTPDSFILENGNQTISSGYESSECGSTSNVALQSLDKKIDVECNHNTVLTEENLSRFMQQVDRMDSGSDGQLSESYSNSLIEIKNHNLRSSSDSDRLSFGTVSSCADLTYSDDDEGLSSTSCELPLSPRSHLYPHGIINPNYPGFQHLAHTLSDEYSTHASNCNLSDCGMYRMTSDKNSNEQLDDDNGNPSEAHSNLASPISDTIISSAKQFDNYDHQALLEQCNLQTYLNHYRNKSDVKLFEEEMEEMHVQGTPPDILFFKGYEVESNTPGDSKPDLIQNVVDKQDELSGDMNDERNSLPPNIVGDFEKEIEKEIVEIVSGYKDIFGDRTATQVPHTTTPVKDEAPQKINHLYQHIHHPITEKIHDAKLSNGREVITPSLDVKYIKLPSSITSSCHANDEVLRKNSKFNNNYNAGAPPLTTTSMKNNRSTNFTSNNNNNHDYLPEQQQQHHYNCNFFNAISNKKNRNSSFFKTKEWNSKTVTKDDCGIISIEAPTSMFDFSVIEQKLNSVMRENKDEKKRIKHHEEIRRRLQMVEENGTLKSLLNKGKANRPSLQSRLQNGKNLQICFMNENISDGESPSSDSESCPKLSNKSRKIDYDDRSSTTSMPADENDFFTHQAKLQIEARMALAQAKDMAHLQMELEKQKTLCPVTQIIHNALDKASIKMPEGKRRVSRQLLTEFTVPQLRIIVNDLNGNIEKLNEHLVQILMERDELHMGQDSMLVDIEDLTRYLAAKEATPVSNRSEEKIKSLTAGTDAKIDNGNGTSSRFFRLSSFGKH
- the LOC134832185 gene encoding schwannomin-interacting protein 1 homolog isoform X2, whose translation is MKLQEPESQEKLYKGHFSSNDRQSTPDSFILENGNQTISSGYESSECGSTSNVALQSLDKKIDVECNHNTVLTEENLSRFMQQVDRMDSGSDGQLSESYSNSLIEIKNHNLRSSSDSDRLSFGTVSSCADLTYSDDDGLSSTSCELPLSPRSHLYPHGIINPNYPGFQHLAHTLSDEYSTHASNCNLSDCGMYRMTSDKNSNEQLDDDNGNPSEAHSNLASPISDTIISSAKQFDNYDHQALLEQCNLQTYLNHYRNKSDVKLFEEEMEEMHVQGTPPDILFFKGYEVESNTPGDSKPDLIQNVVDKQDELSGDMNDERNSLPPNIVGDFEKEIEKEIVEIVSGYKDIFGDRTATQVPHTTTPVKDEAPQKINHLYQHIHHPITEKIHDAKLSNGREVITPSLDVKYIKLPSSITSSCHANDEVLRKNSKFNNNYNAGAPPLTTTSMKNNRSTNFTSNNNNNHDYLPEQQQQHHYNCNFFNAISNKKNRNSSFFKTKEWNSKTVTKDDCGIISIEAPTSMFDFSVIEQKLNSVMRENKDEKKRIKHHEEIRRRLQMVEENGTLKSLLNKGKANRPSLQSRLQNGKNLQICFMNENISDGESPSSDSESCPKLSNKSRKIDYDDRSSTTSMPADENDFFTHQAKLQIEARMALAQAKDMAHLQMELEKQKTLCPVTQIIHNALDKASIKMPEGKRRVSRQLLTEFTVPQLRIIVNDLNGNIEKLNEHLVQILMERDELHMGQDSMLVDIEDLTRYLAAKEATPVSNRSEEKIKSLTAGTDAKIDNGNGTSSRFFRLSSFGKH
- the LOC134832188 gene encoding ras-related protein Rab-35-like encodes the protein MARDYDHLFKLLIIGDSGVGKSSLLLRFSDNTFTGTYITTIGVDFKIRTVVIDGERVKLQIWDTAGQERFRTITNTYYRGTHGVIVVYDVTNGDSFANVKRWLQEIESNCDVVNKILVGNKDDDPARKVVITEDAQRFANQMDIQLFETSAKDNKNVEKMFYAITELVLKHKKQQQRLQNANDKNDVVQLGKVNNKKKGSKCC